The following nucleotide sequence is from Podospora bellae-mahoneyi strain CBS 112042 chromosome 1 map unlocalized CBS112042p_1, whole genome shotgun sequence.
CAGCCAGGACCGGGCGCCCACGCCGTACACACGCTTGTGCCGGCATCGTTGATAGGTGGTTGGGGACGCGGTGGGGGCTCTGGGGCCGTGGTGTGCGCAATTGGGGAGGTCGGGAGCAGCTCCCTTTTACTTTCCTCGGCTGCAagccaaggagaagagcaGATCACCAGCAGCTTCGTCTGACAATTGGCTGTTGCATTTATCAAGGGGGTGTCCCGTCCCAGCCTCTTTTTCCCGTCTGAGAGCTCGTGGGAGAAGGCCATTGGGTCGATAGGGGAGTTCCAGCCATCCACAACTTAATGCACAATTTTATTCGTCTCGTTTGATGTCTCCCGGTCCTCGTATCGATGTCGCACAGGCCGGCCGGCTATCAGTTGTCAGGCTGTCATCGAAACAGATGGCATCTGCCAGACCGCCGCCGTCCCCGAGGTGTCTCCAGCGCCGTCCCCACAAAGTCGATTGCTTTTGCAGCCGGGAGCTGACACGACACGAGGCCTGCAAGTCAAAAAGCTGGACTTCCTTCCCATGCGCTACCGAGGCCATCTCCAAAATCTCCACTGGGAACAGCACACCATTTCCAGTTGTCCCGGCAACTGACCTCCTTTTGCGTCTTCTGCTCCGCCCCTTTGCGGGATCAGCCGCCGAGCAGTCCGATCCTACTACCCATTAACTGCCGTCACATGCGCGATGCGAGAAGACGGAGCCGACGCAGGGGAAACAGCCGCCGTCGGGGTTTCAGGGGCTTTGGGACCTTGTTTACTTGCGACGTCGTCGACATCGTCGTTTGCTCTACCTATGTTGTTCAAGCATCCGGCCGTCTGTCGACTTGAACCTGTTGAGAGTTGTCTGATCAGTTCAACAACCCGTTAACCCGACCCGAAAACCAACCCGAGCGGGAACCAGGGAATCGCTGTCCTGGGTCCTGTCAATGCGTCCGCCGACCGATGACCCGGATCCGAATTCACAATCAGTCCCCCGGGGCACCTGTGCCGGAAGAGACGAGGAAATAAACTTTGGATCTGGAGTCCGGGCTGACTTCAACCTGCTATGGTAAGTTTGTGATAGGGGCGTTCCGGACCATCGATCGATTGCGATTCAAGATTGGGAAATTGGACAAACTAAGCATATGCAAGATGGCGTTTCTGGCTTGATCATGGCGGATTGGTGGCTCTCCATGCTGCAACCGCAAGCTGGAGATCTCGAGCCCAAAGAGCTGGAGATTGAACTCAACAAGCTCATTCCCGTTGAGTGTCAGGATTTAACCTTTGACGGCTGCGCACCCCCGGTTGGTGGCTTAATCATGACCGAGGGGGCTGCCATGGGCCTCAACAGACCGCTGTCCGCAGCATAGCGTAAAGGTACGAATTGTAGCACCATCGTAACAACTTTTCCACTGCTTCAATTGATCAGTTTCCGTCTCGTCTGAATATTCCTGTATACGTTCAGCACCAATGGAGCAGGAACTTCAACCACACTGGCAACAGTCAGGTGCTGCCTTTATCGTCGGAGGGCTGCTTGCTGTCTTCGTGTTTGCCGTCATCTACAAGGTGTGCCTGTGTCAATACTGGTTAGAAAGAAACCCCCATCCTCGTTACCTGCGTTCTCGACACcagcaaggctgctgctgctgttgaaaAGAAGAGGATCCGAGAAGAGCTTTGCCGTCGCAGTCATAGGCCGAAGAGACAGAAGCTTGGCAGACGTCGAAGGTGCCAGGTGCACTTTTACCCCACCTTGATTACCCCTCCACAGCTTGCAAACTTCCAACTCGGCCCCGGATATCGCTGTGGCAAGCTGAGAAACCGCAGAGAACATAGTCAAAATGAAGCAGAGATTCTCGTCCTTGGACGTAAAGGTGTGTATAACCCCCCGTATATTCTCTTCACACGCATCCTGACCCCGCTTTCCAGGTGATAGCCCACGAGCTCTCCGAAGCCCTCGTCAGCCTCCGCCTAGCCAACATCTACGACCTCAACTCCAaaatcctcctcttcaagtTTGCCAAACCCGACAACCGCCAACAGCTCCTCATCGAATCCGGCTTCCGCTGCCACCTCACAGACTTTGCCCGCTCCACCGCCCCGGCCCCTTCAGCATTCGTCGCCCGCCTGCGCAAGTTCCTCAAGACCCGGAGAGTCACCAGCGTCTCCCAGATCGGCACAGACAGAATTATCGAGTTTCGATTCTCCGACGGAGCCTACAGGTTATACCTCGAGTTCTTCGCCAGCGGCAACGTCATCCTCACCGATGCCGACTTGACCATCATCGCCCTATTGCGGAATGTTCCGGAAGGCGAGGGACAAGAGCCACAGCGGGTTGGGCTGAAGTACACCCTCGAAAACAGACAAAACTTTGGCGGCATCCCGGAGCTCACAAAAGAGCGTCTGAGAGCTGCGTTGAAGACGGCAACGGAGCATGCGGTTACgaaaaaggcaaagaagaagggggcggacgagctgaggagggggttggcaACTACCATCACCGAGTTGCCCCCTGTGCTGGTTGATCACGTCTTTCGATTAACCGAGTTCAACTCTGCCGCGAAGCCCCTTGAGATTCTGGAGAGCGAGACTTTGCTGGATTCTCTGTTTCGGacgttggagaaggcgagggcggtgcTGGACGAGGTGACGAGCTCGCCCAGGGCAACGGGATATATCATTGCCAAGCCTAATCCGCGTGCTGTCGAGCAGCCACCAGCGGAGACTGAAGGGGAGACGCAGAAAGAGAAGCCTAGGGGTCTGCTCTATGAAGATTTCCAGCCTTTCCTTCCAAAACAGTTCGAGGATGATCAAGGGCTGACAACACTTTCCTTTGATGGATACAACAAGACGGTTGACGagttcttctcttctctcgaGGGACAGAAGCTTGAGTCCAAGTTGCAGGAGCGGGAAGCTACTGCCAAGAGGAAATTGGATGCTGCCCGTCAGGACCAGGCCAAGAGAATCGAGGGGCTGATTGGTTTCCAGACGTTGAACTTGCGCAAGGCTGCCGCTATTGAGGCCAATATTGAACGTGTTCAAGAGGCTATGGATGCGGTGAATGGGCTGCTTGAGCAGGGCATGGACTGGGTTAACATCAACAAGCTTGTCGAGCGAGAGCAGGCGCAAGGGAACCCCGTGGCCGAGATCATCAAGCTACCTGTGAATCTCGCCGAGAGCACAATTACCCTGTTgcttggcgaggaagaggaggaagaggcagatggagatgaagataTGGAATTCAACTACGATACCGACGAAGAGGTCGTTGATGCTGCTCCCGAACCTGAGAAGGCCAAGGGGCCGGATAAGCGATTGGCAATCGACATTAACCTCAAACTCTCCGTCTGGAACAATGCTCGGGAATACTACGAGCAAAAGAGGACCGCTGCcgacaaggaaaagaagaccgTTGCGCAGTCGGTTATTGCGCTCAAGAGTGCCGAGCAAAAGATTACAGAGGACTTGCGGAAGGGGCTTAAGCAGGAGAAGCCTGTGCTGCAGCTGATCAGGAAGCAGATGTGGTTTGAGAAGTTCGTCTGGTTTATCTCCTCAGATGGTTATCTCGTGCTGGGTGGGCGAGATGCGCAGCAGAATGAGATTCTGTACAAGCGGTATTTGAAAAAGGGTGACGTGTATGTTCATGCCGATATGCACGGTGCAtccaccgtcatcatcaagaacAGCCCCAAGACCCCTGATGCGCCAATTCCGCCTTCAACACTGGCTCAGGCGGGTAGCTTGTCGGTGTGCTGCTCGAGTGCGTGGGATAGCAAGGCGGCGATGGGCGCGTGGTGGGTGAATGCCGATCAAGTGTCCAAGTCTGCTCCGACGGGCGAGTACCTCCCGGCCGGGTCCTTCATGGTCAGGGGAAAGAAAAACCCGCTGCCACCGGCTCTTCTGGTGCTCGGGTTCGGGTTGATGTTCAGGATATCAGAGgaaagcaaagcaaagcatGTCAAGCATAGGCTGTACGACGGCGATATCGATCTTGCTCCCCCATCGAAGCCCGAGAAGGAGACCGAAAAGGAAGCCGCCCCAGAGCAAGACAACCACGAAGACTCTGGCACCGACGGAGATGACGACGGCCCCGAAGACGAAAAGAGATCCAACCCTCTTCAGTCCAGCGGTAAACCCCAGTccgaggacgaagatgaagaaagcCCTGAGCCCCCGTCAGACCAActctccaacctcgacatcgCCCCCGTGGAAGAACAAAAGCCACAAGCTGAACCCGAACCAACCCCCGTCTCCAATTCCGACTCTGAGTCTGACcacgaagaggaagaaagggagATCGGAACTCCCTCCAGAACCGgcaccttcaccccctcccaatcccaaccccaacccaacaagaGACCCCTCAAACGCGGACAACGCTCCAAAGCCAAAAAGATTGCCCAAAAATATAAAAAccaagacgaagacgaccGCGCTTTGATGGAAGAACTCCTCGGTGTGGCTGCTGCACGCAAAaaggccgaagccgaagcagcggcaaaaaagcaaaaagaactAGACCACCTCGCCGCGATGGAAAAACGGCGCAGACAACAGGAGAGGCAACAAGCACAAATCGCCAA
It contains:
- a CDS encoding uncharacterized protein (EggNog:ENOG503NXMF; COG:K), whose protein sequence is MKQRFSSLDVKVIAHELSEALVSLRLANIYDLNSKILLFKFAKPDNRQQLLIESGFRCHLTDFARSTAPAPSAFVARLRKFLKTRRVTSVSQIGTDRIIEFRFSDGAYRLYLEFFASGNVILTDADLTIIALLRNVPEGEGQEPQRVGLKYTLENRQNFGGIPELTKERLRAALKTATEHAVTKKAKKKGADELRRGLATTITELPPVLVDHVFRLTEFNSAAKPLEILESETLLDSLFRTLEKARAVLDEVTSSPRATGYIIAKPNPRAVEQPPAETEGETQKEKPRGLLYEDFQPFLPKQFEDDQGLTTLSFDGYNKTVDEFFSSLEGQKLESKLQEREATAKRKLDAARQDQAKRIEGLIGFQTLNLRKAAAIEANIERVQEAMDAVNGLLEQGMDWVNINKLVEREQAQGNPVAEIIKLPVNLAESTITLLLGEEEEEEADGDEDMEFNYDTDEEVVDAAPEPEKAKGPDKRLAIDINLKLSVWNNAREYYEQKRTAADKEKKTVAQSVIALKSAEQKITEDLRKGLKQEKPVLQLIRKQMWFEKFVWFISSDGYLVLGGRDAQQNEILYKRYLKKGDVYVHADMHGASTVIIKNSPKTPDAPIPPSTLAQAGSLSVCCSSAWDSKAAMGAWWVNADQVSKSAPTGEYLPAGSFMVRGKKNPLPPALLVLGFGLMFRISEESKAKHVKHRLYDGDIDLAPPSKPEKETEKEAAPEQDNHEDSGTDGDDDGPEDEKRSNPLQSSGKPQSEDEDEESPEPPSDQLSNLDIAPVEEQKPQAEPEPTPVSNSDSESDHEEEEREIGTPSRTGTFTPSQSQPQPNKRPLKRGQRSKAKKIAQKYKNQDEDDRALMEELLGVAAARKKAEAEAAAKKQKELDHLAAMEKRRRQQERQQAQIAKHEEIRKMMLEEGVDILDENEKADAGPLDSLVGTPMPGDEILEVVPVCGPWGALGKLKYKVKLQPGQVKKGKAVKEIFERWKLAAGKKGVVDPKGEDGEKMWPREVELIKGVKVEEVLGVVPVGKVTLMAGGGMLGGGADKKGGGGGQSKGGKGKGGGGGGGGKKGR